From Ramlibacter tataouinensis, the proteins below share one genomic window:
- a CDS encoding leucyl aminopeptidase has product MDFQLKTLDPARAAREKCDAIVLVVAQGFKPAKDPLTSLAGHALDAGDLEAKPGKLLHAYRSEGIAASRVILAGAGDGSARRVQSAVQAAVGALRSSGVKRLLICLPGEADEAAVRAAVTATAEASYVYVATKSKPEGREIERVTVAVDDAARVKDAFEAAKAAAAGIEFARELANLPPNHATPTRLGEEAKKLAKAHGFGCQVLGPKEIAKLGMGSFMAVAQGSEEPPRFIVLQHQGGADGEAPVVLVGKGITFDSGGISIKPAQDMDEMKFDMGGAASVLGTFRAIGELKPRVNVVGLIPSCENMPDGRSVKPGDIVKSMSGQTIEILNTDAEGRLILCDALSYAERFKPGAVIDIATLTGACMVALGGVRSGLFASDDMLAESLQSAGDAAMDLCWRMPLDDEYGDGLKTNFADVANVAGRAGGAITAAKFLQRFAGKFPWAHLDIAGTAWRSGANKGATGRPVGLLYQYLLSRQDSAPAPTKTRRRASARQ; this is encoded by the coding sequence ATGGACTTCCAACTCAAGACCCTGGACCCTGCGCGTGCCGCCCGTGAGAAGTGCGACGCGATCGTTCTCGTGGTGGCGCAAGGCTTCAAGCCGGCCAAGGATCCACTGACCAGCCTGGCGGGCCACGCGCTCGACGCCGGCGACCTGGAAGCCAAGCCCGGCAAGCTGCTGCATGCCTACCGCAGCGAAGGGATCGCCGCATCGCGGGTGATTCTGGCGGGCGCCGGCGACGGTTCAGCGCGCCGCGTGCAATCGGCGGTGCAGGCGGCGGTGGGAGCGCTGCGCTCCTCGGGCGTGAAGCGGCTCCTGATCTGCCTGCCGGGCGAGGCCGACGAGGCCGCCGTGCGCGCGGCCGTCACCGCGACGGCCGAGGCGAGCTATGTCTATGTCGCCACCAAATCCAAGCCTGAAGGACGCGAGATCGAGCGCGTCACCGTGGCGGTCGACGACGCCGCCCGCGTGAAGGACGCCTTCGAAGCGGCCAAGGCGGCGGCGGCCGGGATCGAGTTCGCTCGCGAACTGGCCAACCTGCCCCCCAACCATGCCACGCCGACGCGCCTGGGCGAAGAGGCCAAGAAGCTCGCCAAGGCCCACGGCTTCGGCTGCCAGGTGCTGGGGCCGAAGGAGATCGCCAAGCTGGGCATGGGGTCCTTCATGGCCGTGGCCCAGGGCTCGGAAGAGCCGCCGCGCTTCATCGTGCTGCAGCACCAGGGCGGCGCGGACGGCGAGGCGCCGGTCGTGCTGGTGGGCAAGGGCATCACCTTCGACAGCGGCGGCATTTCCATCAAGCCGGCCCAGGACATGGACGAAATGAAGTTCGACATGGGCGGGGCGGCCAGCGTGCTGGGCACCTTCCGCGCCATCGGCGAGCTCAAGCCCCGGGTCAACGTGGTGGGCCTGATCCCCAGCTGCGAGAACATGCCCGACGGGCGCTCGGTCAAGCCCGGCGACATCGTCAAGAGCATGAGCGGCCAGACGATCGAGATCCTGAACACCGATGCCGAAGGGCGCCTGATCCTGTGCGATGCGCTGAGCTATGCCGAGCGCTTCAAGCCCGGCGCCGTGATCGACATCGCGACGCTGACCGGTGCCTGCATGGTGGCCCTGGGCGGCGTGCGCAGCGGCCTGTTCGCCAGCGACGACATGCTGGCCGAGTCGCTGCAGTCGGCCGGCGACGCAGCCATGGACCTGTGCTGGCGCATGCCGCTGGACGACGAATATGGCGACGGCCTGAAGACGAACTTCGCCGATGTGGCGAACGTCGCCGGCCGCGCGGGTGGCGCGATCACGGCGGCCAAGTTCCTGCAGCGCTTCGCCGGCAAGTTCCCCTGGGCCCACCTGGACATCGCCGGCACCGCCTGGCGCAGCGGCGCGAACAAGGGCGCCACCGGCCGCCCGGTCGGCCTGCTGTACCAGTACCTTCTGTCGCGCCAGGACTCCGCCCCGGCGCCCACCAAGACCCGCCGGAGGGCTTCCGCACGGCAATGA
- a CDS encoding DNA polymerase III subunit chi codes for MTGVEFHFNAPDKLGYACRLLRKAAAKGARVTVTGRPPMLRELDTALWTFSPLDFVAHCQAAGAPQAVLAASPIVLCDSPRASPHHQVLLNLGDDVPEGFERFERLIEVVSLDEDDRARARVRWKHYASRGYELKREDLVLKEPS; via the coding sequence ATGACCGGCGTCGAGTTCCACTTCAACGCGCCCGACAAGCTGGGCTACGCCTGCCGGCTGCTGCGCAAGGCGGCCGCCAAGGGCGCCAGGGTGACCGTGACCGGCCGGCCGCCGATGTTGCGCGAATTGGACACGGCCCTGTGGACCTTCTCGCCGCTGGACTTCGTGGCGCACTGCCAGGCGGCAGGCGCGCCCCAGGCGGTGCTGGCCGCGTCGCCCATCGTGCTGTGCGATTCGCCCCGGGCCTCCCCGCACCACCAGGTCCTGCTCAACCTCGGCGACGATGTGCCCGAAGGCTTCGAGCGCTTCGAGCGCCTGATCGAAGTGGTTTCGCTGGACGAGGACGACCGCGCGCGGGCGCGCGTGCGCTGGAAGCACTACGCCAGCCGCGGCTACGAGCTCAAGAGAGAAGATCTCGTGCTGAAGGAGCCATCCTGA
- a CDS encoding branched-chain amino acid ABC transporter substrate-binding protein: MQTKLKMTVAAAIAVVAGLASAQDMVVKIGHVAPMSGSQASYGKDNDNGVRMAIEDLNAQGVTIGGKKVRLEIQTEDDAADPKQGTAAAQKLCDAKVNGVVGHLNSGTTIPASKVYNDCGIPHITGAATNPDLTKPGYKTTFRVIANDSALGAGLALYAADALKLKKVAIVDDRTAYGKGVAEIFKKTAQSKGMQIVDEQFTTDKATDFMAILTTIKGKNPDAIFYGGMHPQAAPMLRQMEQLGMTNVKYFGGDGICTQEIIQLVQGAKTLGNVVCAEGGASLDKMPGGKAWKDRYDKKYPGQFQVYSPYTYDATFVLVDAMKRAGSADPKVYIPKLAESSFKGVTAQIAFEPNGELKNPAMTLYVYKDGKKVPLN, from the coding sequence ATGCAAACGAAATTGAAAATGACGGTCGCCGCGGCCATTGCCGTCGTTGCGGGACTGGCGTCCGCGCAAGACATGGTCGTGAAGATCGGCCACGTCGCGCCGATGTCCGGGTCGCAGGCTTCCTACGGCAAGGACAACGACAACGGCGTGCGCATGGCCATCGAGGACCTCAACGCCCAGGGCGTGACCATTGGCGGCAAGAAGGTGCGCCTGGAGATCCAGACGGAAGATGACGCCGCCGATCCGAAGCAGGGCACGGCCGCCGCGCAGAAGCTGTGCGATGCCAAGGTCAACGGCGTGGTGGGTCACCTGAACTCGGGCACCACCATTCCCGCCTCCAAGGTCTACAACGACTGCGGCATCCCGCACATCACCGGCGCGGCCACCAACCCCGACCTGACCAAACCCGGCTACAAGACCACCTTCCGCGTCATCGCCAACGACAGCGCGCTGGGTGCCGGCCTGGCGTTGTATGCCGCCGACGCCCTGAAGCTCAAGAAGGTCGCCATCGTCGACGACCGCACCGCCTATGGCAAGGGCGTGGCCGAGATCTTCAAGAAGACCGCGCAGTCCAAGGGCATGCAGATCGTGGACGAGCAGTTCACGACGGACAAGGCCACGGATTTCATGGCCATCCTGACGACCATCAAGGGCAAGAACCCCGACGCCATCTTCTACGGCGGCATGCACCCGCAGGCTGCCCCCATGCTGCGCCAGATGGAACAGCTGGGCATGACCAACGTGAAGTACTTCGGCGGCGACGGCATCTGCACGCAGGAAATCATCCAGCTGGTGCAGGGCGCCAAGACGCTGGGTAACGTGGTCTGTGCCGAAGGCGGCGCTTCGCTCGACAAGATGCCCGGCGGCAAGGCCTGGAAGGACCGCTACGACAAGAAGTACCCCGGCCAGTTCCAGGTGTACAGCCCCTATACCTATGACGCCACCTTCGTGCTGGTCGACGCGATGAAGCGTGCCGGCTCGGCCGATCCCAAGGTCTACATCCCGAAGCTGGCCGAGTCCAGCTTCAAGGGCGTGACGGCCCAGATCGCCTTCGAGCCGAACGGCGAGCTGAAGAACCCGGCCATGACGCTGTACGTCTACAAGGACGGCAAGAAGGTTCCGCTCAACTGA
- a CDS encoding HAMP domain-containing protein, giving the protein MEVVAKLPAGGHRDEELKQVLKALSAFRRGETGVTLPTEWDGLHGKIAGEFNELTAQAARRSQQLNSINLAPRSSPRAGKRLSDGKLTGFWQSDVASINAVLDHCDELSEHTRTFLGALTDLKKGNPEAHLPQDWTGVFGKVADAFNEVVAENLRMSHELARLSRVVGKEGKLKERAVAPNATGFWRDSADSINSLIGDLVHPTSEVARVIGAVAQGDLTKSMALEADGRPLQGEFLRTAMTINKMVQQLGTFSAEVTRVAREVGTEGKLGGQADVQGVAGTWKDLTDSVNFMAGNLTAQVRNIADVTKAVAAGDLSKKITVDVKGEILELKNTINTMVDQLSSFASEVTRVAREVGTEGKLGGQAEVQGVAGTWKDLTDNVNFMAGNLTSQVRNIADVTTAVAAGDLSKKITVEVKGEILELKNTINTMVDQLRSFASEVTRVAREVGTEGKLGGQADVQGVAGTWKDLTDSVNFMAGNLTSQVRNIADVTKAVAAGDLSKKITVDVKGEILELKATINTMVDQLRSFASEVTRVAREVGTEGRLGGQADVQGVAGTWKDLTDSVNFMAGNLTSQVRNIADVTKAVAAGNLSKKITVEVKGEILELKNTINTMVDQLSSFASEVTRVAREVGTEGKLGGQADVQGVAGTWKDLTESVNFMAGNLTSQVRNIADVTKAVAAGDLSKKITVDVKGEILELKNTINTMVDQLRSFASEVTRVAREVGTEGRLGGQADVQGVAGTWKDLTDSVNFMAGNLTSQVRNIADVTKAVAAGDLSKKITVDVKGEILELKATINTMVDQLSSFASEVTRVAREVGTEGKLGGQADVQGVAGTWKDLTESVNFMAGNLTSQVRNIADVTTAVAAGDLSRKITVNVKGEILELKNTINTMVDQLSSFASEVTRVAREVGTEGKLGGQADVQGVAGTWKDLTDNVNFMAGNLTSQVRNIADVTTAVAAGDLSKKITVEVKGEILELKNTINTMVDQLRSFASEVTRVAREVGTEGKLGGQADVQGVAGTWKDLTDSVNFMAGNLTSQVRNIADVTKAVAAGDLSKKITVDVKGEILELKATINTMVDQLRSFASEVTRVAREVGTEGKLGGQADVQGVAGTWKDLTDNVNFMAGNLTSQVRGIAKVVTAVANGDLKRKLTVEAKGEIAALADTINSMTDTLATFAEQVTTVAREVGVEGKLGGQAKVPGASGTWKGLTENVNQLAANLTTQVRAIAEVATAVTQGDLTRSITVVALGEVAALKDTINEMIRNLRDTTQVNTEQDWLKTNLAKFSRMLQGQKDLVAVGHLILSELAPVVGAQQAEFYVLRYTHEQPKLRLMASYASDGHGAYGKEVDMGQGLVGQCAHDRKKILLTSSIPETLKISSGLATVEPLNVLVMPIIFEGQVRGVVELASVERFNPTHQAFLDQLMESIGIVINTIEANMRTEDLLTQSQSLAQELQSRQQELQQTNQELQEKARLLVHQNQEVERKNQEVEQARQALEDKAKQLALTSKYKSEFLANMSHELRTPLNSLLILSDQLSKNPDGNLSPKQVEFGKTIHSSGNDLLMLINDILDLSKIESGTVVVDVNELRLSDLQLYVERTFRHVAEAKSVDFMIHTGLNLPTSMVTDAKRLQQVLKNLLSNAFKFTHTGHVSLSMEVVAGGWSADNEDLYRAQQVLAFSVEDTGIGISGDKQQIIFEAFQQADGSTSRKYGGTGLGLAISRELSKLLGGEIRLSSAPGRGSTFTLYLPLVYPGTRSMRRALPQAEPARADSAVPAALRWIAPSYEPPAGEVIEAPGAAQGNEAGDDRETITQGDLVLLIVENDLAFARFLLDAARAKGFKGLVTPMGAGALALAAEHKPSAITLDMYLPDMDGWRVLDRLKQDMGARHVPVCVISTDDSKERAFHLGAAAFVEKPIQSREVLDAMLDRLLAYVSRPSKKVLVALNDAAARREFLLHMADEQVSIEIAKTAGKAMDLLEESRFDCVVLEDGLPGLNLNACRRLLAAQDGLGPVQLVLFHGGAMDTASTGWSSDESVNVREAHAIAKLFDETLLAIHHNLAKLPEPKRAVINALHESSKPLHGKRVLIVDDDMRNIFALATVLEEHGMDIVWSDNGRDAIQRVASDPQINVVLMDIMMPELDGMATMQEIRKLPAGRNLPMVAVTAKAMKGDREKCIEAGAWDYLSKPVNTQDLLTVLRAWLHQ; this is encoded by the coding sequence ATGGAAGTTGTAGCGAAGCTGCCGGCCGGAGGTCATCGCGATGAGGAGCTCAAGCAGGTGCTGAAGGCCCTGAGTGCGTTCCGCCGTGGCGAAACCGGCGTCACGCTGCCCACCGAGTGGGACGGCCTTCACGGCAAGATTGCCGGCGAATTCAATGAGCTGACGGCACAGGCTGCGCGCAGGTCGCAGCAGCTCAATAGCATCAACCTGGCGCCGCGCAGCTCACCGCGCGCCGGCAAGCGCCTCAGCGACGGCAAGCTCACCGGCTTCTGGCAAAGCGACGTGGCCAGTATCAACGCGGTGCTGGATCACTGCGACGAACTGTCCGAGCACACGCGAACCTTCCTCGGGGCGCTGACCGACCTGAAGAAGGGCAATCCCGAGGCGCACCTTCCCCAGGACTGGACCGGCGTCTTCGGCAAGGTGGCCGACGCCTTCAACGAGGTGGTCGCCGAGAACCTGCGCATGTCGCACGAACTCGCGCGCCTGTCGCGGGTGGTCGGCAAGGAGGGCAAGCTCAAGGAACGGGCGGTGGCGCCCAATGCGACCGGCTTCTGGCGCGACTCGGCCGACTCGATCAACTCGCTGATCGGCGACCTGGTGCACCCGACCTCCGAGGTGGCTCGGGTGATCGGCGCGGTGGCGCAGGGTGACCTGACCAAGTCCATGGCCCTGGAGGCCGACGGCCGTCCGTTGCAGGGCGAGTTCCTGCGCACCGCCATGACCATCAACAAGATGGTGCAGCAGCTGGGCACCTTCTCCGCCGAAGTGACGCGGGTGGCCCGCGAAGTGGGCACCGAAGGCAAGCTGGGCGGCCAGGCCGACGTGCAGGGCGTTGCCGGCACCTGGAAGGACCTGACCGACTCGGTGAACTTCATGGCCGGCAATCTCACGGCCCAGGTGCGCAACATCGCCGACGTGACCAAGGCGGTGGCCGCCGGCGACCTGTCCAAGAAGATCACCGTGGACGTCAAGGGCGAGATCCTGGAGCTGAAGAACACCATCAACACCATGGTGGACCAGCTGTCCTCGTTCGCCTCGGAAGTGACGCGGGTGGCGCGCGAAGTGGGCACCGAAGGCAAGCTGGGCGGCCAGGCCGAGGTGCAGGGCGTGGCCGGCACCTGGAAGGACCTGACCGACAACGTGAACTTCATGGCCGGCAACCTGACTTCGCAGGTGCGCAACATCGCCGATGTGACGACCGCCGTGGCGGCCGGCGACCTCTCGAAGAAGATCACGGTGGAGGTGAAGGGCGAAATCCTGGAGCTGAAGAACACCATCAACACCATGGTGGACCAGCTGCGGTCCTTCGCCTCGGAGGTGACGCGGGTGGCGCGCGAGGTGGGCACCGAGGGCAAGCTGGGCGGCCAGGCCGACGTGCAGGGCGTGGCGGGCACCTGGAAGGACCTGACCGACTCGGTGAACTTCATGGCCGGCAACCTGACCTCGCAGGTGCGCAACATCGCCGATGTGACCAAGGCGGTGGCGGCCGGCGACCTGTCCAAGAAGATCACGGTGGACGTGAAGGGCGAAATCCTGGAGCTGAAGGCCACCATCAACACCATGGTGGACCAGCTGCGCTCCTTTGCCTCGGAGGTGACGCGGGTGGCGCGCGAGGTGGGCACCGAAGGACGCCTGGGTGGCCAGGCCGACGTGCAGGGCGTGGCCGGCACCTGGAAGGACCTGACCGACTCGGTGAACTTCATGGCCGGCAACCTGACTTCGCAGGTGCGCAACATCGCCGACGTGACCAAGGCGGTGGCGGCCGGCAACCTGTCCAAGAAGATCACCGTGGAGGTGAAGGGCGAGATCCTGGAGCTGAAGAACACCATCAACACCATGGTGGACCAGCTGTCATCGTTCGCCTCGGAAGTGACGCGGGTGGCGCGCGAGGTGGGCACCGAGGGCAAGCTGGGCGGCCAGGCCGACGTGCAGGGCGTGGCCGGCACCTGGAAGGACCTGACCGAGTCGGTGAACTTCATGGCCGGCAACCTGACGTCGCAGGTGCGCAACATCGCCGACGTGACCAAGGCGGTGGCGGCCGGTGACCTGTCCAAGAAGATCACGGTGGACGTCAAGGGCGAGATCCTGGAGCTGAAGAACACCATCAACACCATGGTGGACCAGCTGCGCTCCTTCGCTTCGGAAGTGACGCGGGTGGCCCGGGAAGTGGGCACCGAAGGCCGCCTGGGCGGGCAGGCCGATGTGCAGGGCGTCGCCGGCACCTGGAAGGACCTCACCGACTCGGTGAACTTCATGGCCGGCAACCTGACTTCGCAGGTGCGCAACATCGCGGACGTGACCAAGGCGGTGGCGGCCGGCGACCTGTCCAAGAAGATCACGGTGGACGTGAAGGGCGAGATCCTGGAACTGAAGGCCACCATCAACACCATGGTGGACCAGCTGTCCTCCTTCGCCTCGGAAGTGACGCGGGTGGCGCGCGAAGTGGGCACCGAGGGCAAGCTGGGCGGCCAGGCCGACGTCCAGGGCGTGGCCGGCACCTGGAAGGACCTGACCGAGTCGGTGAACTTCATGGCCGGCAACCTAACTTCGCAGGTGCGCAACATCGCCGATGTGACGACCGCCGTGGCGGCCGGCGACCTGTCCAGGAAGATCACGGTGAACGTGAAGGGCGAAATCCTGGAGCTGAAGAACACCATCAACACCATGGTGGACCAGCTGTCCTCGTTCGCCTCGGAAGTGACGCGGGTGGCGCGCGAGGTGGGCACCGAGGGCAAGCTGGGCGGCCAGGCCGACGTGCAGGGCGTGGCCGGCACCTGGAAGGACCTGACCGACAACGTGAACTTCATGGCCGGCAACCTGACTTCGCAGGTGCGCAACATCGCCGACGTGACGACCGCCGTGGCGGCCGGCGACCTCTCGAAGAAGATCACGGTGGAGGTGAAGGGCGAAATCCTGGAGCTGAAGAACACCATCAACACCATGGTGGACCAGCTGCGGTCCTTCGCCTCGGAAGTGACGCGGGTGGCGCGCGAGGTGGGCACCGAGGGCAAGCTGGGCGGGCAGGCCGACGTGCAGGGCGTGGCCGGCACCTGGAAGGACCTGACCGACTCGGTGAACTTCATGGCCGGGAACCTGACCTCGCAGGTGCGCAACATCGCCGACGTGACCAAGGCGGTGGCGGCCGGCGACCTGTCCAAGAAGATCACGGTGGACGTGAAGGGCGAAATCCTGGAGCTGAAGGCCACCATCAACACCATGGTGGACCAGCTGCGGTCCTTTGCCTCGGAGGTGACGCGGGTGGCCCGCGAGGTGGGTACCGAGGGCAAGCTGGGCGGCCAGGCCGACGTGCAGGGCGTGGCCGGCACCTGGAAGGACCTCACGGACAACGTGAACTTCATGGCCGGCAACCTCACTTCGCAGGTGCGCGGCATCGCCAAGGTGGTGACCGCCGTGGCCAACGGCGACCTCAAGCGCAAGCTGACCGTGGAAGCCAAGGGCGAGATCGCGGCGCTGGCCGACACGATCAACTCGATGACGGACACGCTCGCGACCTTCGCGGAGCAGGTGACGACCGTGGCGCGCGAGGTGGGCGTGGAAGGCAAGCTGGGCGGCCAGGCCAAGGTGCCGGGTGCCTCGGGTACCTGGAAGGGCCTGACCGAGAACGTGAACCAGCTCGCGGCCAACCTCACCACGCAGGTGCGGGCCATCGCCGAAGTGGCGACGGCCGTGACCCAGGGCGACCTGACGCGCTCGATCACCGTGGTGGCGCTGGGCGAAGTGGCGGCCCTGAAGGACACGATCAACGAGATGATCCGCAACCTGCGCGACACGACGCAGGTGAACACTGAGCAGGATTGGCTCAAGACCAACCTGGCGAAGTTCTCGCGCATGCTGCAGGGCCAGAAGGACCTGGTGGCCGTGGGCCACCTGATCCTCTCGGAACTGGCGCCGGTGGTGGGCGCGCAGCAAGCTGAGTTCTACGTGCTGCGCTACACGCACGAGCAGCCCAAGCTGCGCCTGATGGCGAGCTACGCCTCCGACGGCCACGGGGCCTACGGCAAGGAAGTGGACATGGGGCAAGGCCTGGTCGGCCAGTGCGCGCATGACCGCAAGAAGATCCTGCTGACCTCCAGCATCCCGGAAACGCTGAAGATTTCCTCCGGCCTGGCCACGGTCGAACCGCTGAACGTGCTGGTGATGCCGATCATCTTCGAGGGCCAGGTGCGCGGCGTGGTCGAACTGGCCTCGGTGGAGCGCTTCAACCCGACGCACCAGGCCTTCCTGGACCAACTGATGGAATCGATCGGCATCGTGATCAACACGATCGAGGCCAACATGCGGACGGAAGACCTGCTGACGCAGTCGCAATCGCTCGCGCAGGAACTGCAGAGCCGCCAGCAGGAACTGCAGCAGACGAACCAGGAACTGCAGGAGAAGGCCCGGCTGCTGGTGCACCAGAACCAGGAGGTGGAGCGCAAGAACCAGGAAGTGGAGCAGGCGCGCCAGGCGCTGGAAGACAAGGCCAAGCAGCTGGCCCTGACGTCCAAGTACAAGTCCGAATTCCTGGCGAACATGTCGCACGAGCTGCGCACGCCGCTCAACTCGCTGCTGATCCTGTCCGACCAGCTGTCCAAGAACCCGGACGGCAACCTGTCACCCAAGCAGGTGGAATTCGGCAAGACGATCCATTCGTCCGGCAACGACCTGTTGATGCTGATCAACGACATCCTGGACCTGTCGAAGATCGAGTCCGGCACGGTGGTGGTGGACGTGAACGAGCTGCGCCTGTCGGACCTGCAGCTTTACGTGGAGCGCACCTTCCGCCACGTCGCCGAAGCCAAGAGCGTGGATTTCATGATCCACACCGGCCTGAACCTGCCGACTTCCATGGTGACCGACGCCAAGCGCCTGCAGCAGGTCCTGAAGAACCTGCTGTCGAATGCCTTCAAGTTCACCCACACCGGCCATGTGAGCCTGTCGATGGAAGTGGTGGCCGGCGGCTGGTCGGCTGACAACGAGGACCTCTACCGCGCCCAGCAGGTGCTGGCGTTCTCGGTCGAGGACACCGGCATCGGCATTTCAGGCGACAAGCAGCAGATCATCTTCGAGGCCTTCCAGCAGGCCGACGGCTCGACCAGCCGCAAATACGGCGGCACCGGCCTGGGTCTGGCGATCAGCCGTGAGCTGTCCAAGCTGCTGGGCGGCGAGATCCGCCTGTCGAGCGCGCCGGGGCGCGGCTCGACTTTCACGCTGTACCTGCCGCTGGTCTATCCCGGCACGCGCAGCATGCGCCGAGCCTTGCCGCAAGCCGAGCCCGCACGCGCCGACAGTGCCGTTCCCGCGGCGCTGAGGTGGATCGCGCCGAGCTACGAGCCGCCGGCCGGGGAGGTGATCGAGGCGCCCGGCGCCGCGCAGGGGAACGAAGCCGGGGATGACCGCGAGACCATCACGCAGGGCGACCTGGTGCTGCTCATCGTCGAGAACGACCTCGCCTTCGCGCGCTTCCTGCTGGATGCCGCCCGGGCCAAGGGCTTCAAGGGCCTCGTGACGCCCATGGGCGCCGGGGCGCTGGCCCTGGCGGCCGAGCACAAGCCGTCCGCCATCACGCTGGACATGTACCTGCCCGACATGGATGGATGGCGCGTGCTGGACCGCCTGAAGCAGGACATGGGCGCGCGCCACGTCCCGGTCTGCGTGATCTCCACGGACGACTCCAAGGAGCGCGCTTTCCACCTGGGGGCGGCGGCCTTCGTGGAGAAGCCCATCCAGTCCAGGGAGGTGCTGGACGCCATGCTCGACCGGCTGCTTGCCTATGTGTCACGGCCGAGCAAGAAGGTGCTGGTGGCGCTGAACGATGCCGCGGCGCGCCGCGAATTCCTGCTGCACATGGCGGACGAACAGGTCTCCATCGAGATCGCCAAGACGGCCGGCAAGGCGATGGACCTGCTGGAGGAATCCCGCTTCGACTGCGTGGTCCTGGAGGACGGTCTGCCCGGGCTGAACTTGAACGCGTGCCGCAGGCTGCTGGCTGCGCAGGACGGCCTGGGGCCTGTGCAGCTGGTGCTTTTTCACGGTGGCGCCATGGATACCGCGAGCACGGGCTGGTCATCCGATGAGTCGGTCAACGTGCGCGAAGCGCATGCGATCGCCAAGCTGTTCGACGAAACCCTGCTGGCCATCCACCACAACCTGGCAAAGCTGCCGGAACCCAAGCGCGCCGTGATCAACGCGCTGCACGAATCCAGCAAGCCTCTGCATGGCAAGCGTGTGCTGATCGTGGACGACGACATGCGCAACATCTTCGCGCTGGCGACCGTGCTGGAGGAGCACGGCATGGACATCGTCTGGTCCGACAACGGCCGGGACGCGATCCAGCGGGTGGCCTCCGACCCGCAGATCAATGTAGTATTGATGGATATCATGATGCCTGAGCTGGACGGCATGGCCACGATGCAGGAGATCCGCAAGCTCCCGGCGGGCCGGAACCTGCCAATGGTTGCCGTCACCGCCAAGGCCATGAAGGGCGACCGCGAGAAATGCATCGAAGCAGGCGCATGGGACTATTTGTCCAAGCCGGTGAACACGCAGGACCTGCTGACGGTGCTCCGGGCCTGGCTGCACCAGTGA